The Methanobrevibacter sp. TLL-48-HuF1 genomic sequence TTTTTAGGAACAACAACTTTTACAGTAACATAGAGATTTCCTCTACCTTTATGTCTTACTGAAGTCATTCCTTGATCTTTAAGTTTAAATACAGTTCCGCTTTGAGTTCCGGGAGTTACTTTAAATTCAACAGTTTTCCCTTCAATAGTTGGGATTTGAATTACATCTCCCAGTGCTGCCTGTGGGAAACTTATTTGCTGTTCGTAGTAAAGGTGGTCTCCTTCACGTTGGAATTCTTTATTTCTGCTAATGTGAACACTAGCTATAAGATCTCCTTCGTATCCAGGTTGGTCTCCACAGTTACCTTCGCCAGATACTCTTAAACGGTCACCTTCATCAACACCTGCAGGAATTTCAATTTTAATAGTTTTACTTTCCCTAACATTACCTTTTCCATGACATTCTTCACATGGGTCAGTAATGATTTTACCTGTACCGCCACAGTCTCTACAAGGTCTTACATTCATCATTTGACCAAGTATTGTGTTACTTACCTGTTTTACTTGTCCTGTTCCGTTACATGTTGGACAGGTTTTTGGTTCAACACCAGGTTTTGATTTATTTCCGTTACATGTTGGACAGATTTTACTTCTTCGTATTTTAACTTCTTTTTCTACACCATTAAAAGCTTCTTCTAAGGTTATTTTGACTTCGGTGTATATGTCTGATCCTCTTTGAGGTCCCGCTTGTCTGCCCCTTCTGTTTGAACCTCCTCCAAATCCGAACATATCAAATATGTTTCCTATATCGAAGCCCTGGAATATGTCCTCGAAGTTTACATTTTGATAGAAATCTTCTGCACTAAATCCATCCATACCAGCATGACCAAATTGATCATATCTTTGACGTTTTTCATCATCAGATAAGACGGCATAAGCTTCACTTACTTCTTTGAATTTTTCTTCAGCTCCCTCTTCCTCACTTACGTCTGGATGGTATTTCATAGCTAGTTTACGATAAGCTTTTTTGATGTCCTTTTCTGAAGCATTTTTATCAACTCCAAGAACTTCATAATAATCTCGCTTTTCTGCCATTTAGTCACCTTATAAGTATTATCTTAAAAAATATAAAAAATAGAATAAATAATTTGTTTTATATTTCGTAGTCAGTTAGTTTTTTGATTCTGATTTTTATATAACCTACTTGGAAATAATAAAACAGTTATTATTTAATCTAATCATCTTTTACTTCGTAATCTGCATCGATTGTGTCGTCATCATCATCTGAGGAATTAGATTGAGCACCTGCATTTGGGTCAGCTTGTTGTTGTGCTTGAGCTTGAGCTTGTGCTTCTTGATAGATTTTAGCACTAATTCCTTGAACTACTTCAGATAATTCATCAGATTTTTCTTTAATAGCAGCAATGTCATCGCCAGCTACAAGATCTCTTAATTCACCAACAAGTTTTTCAACTTTTTCTTTTTCATCGTCACTTACTTTGTCTTTTAATTCTTCTAAAGCTTTTTCGGATGTGTAAATTAAGGAATCTGCATTGTTTCTAACTTCAATTTCTTCTTGTTTTTGTTTATCTGCTTCAGCGTTCATTTCAGCTTCTTTAATTTTTTGTTCGATTTCTTCGTCAGATAATTTGGTTGAAGAAGTAATTGTAATAGCTTGTTCCTTACCTGTACCTTTGTCTTTTGCAGATACATTGATTATACCGTTTGCATCAATATCAAAGGTAACTTCAATTTGAGGAACTCCTCTTGGTGCAGGTGGGATACCTACAAGTTGGAATCTTCCAAGTGAAGTGTTGTCTGCAGCCATTTTCCTTTCTCCTTGAAGAACATTAATATCTACAGATGGTTGGTTGTCTGCAGCTGTAGAAAAGATTTGGCTTTTTTTGGTAGGGATTGTTGTGTTCCTTTCAATTAAAGTGGTTGATACTCCACCTAAGGTTTCAATACCTAATGATAATGGAGTTACATCTAAAAGAACTAAATCTTTAATTTCTCCAGCTAATACTCCACCTTGGATAGCTGCTCCCATTGATACACATTCCATAGGGTCAATACCACGTTCGATTGATTTGCCGATGAATTTTTCTACATATTTTTGTACAATTGGCATTCTGGTAGGTCCACCAACAAGAATGATTTTATCAATGTCGGATTTGCTCATTTTAGCATCATCTAATGCTTGTTGCATTGGTTTTCCGGATTTTTTAACAATGTCATCTACTAATTCTTCTAATTTAGCTCTTGTAAGAGTTACGATTAAGTTTTTAGGAGATCCGTCTTTACCCATTGTAATAAATGGTAAGTTTACTTCAGTGGTTAATGTAGTGGATAATTCGATTTTTGCTTTTTCAGCAGCTTCTCTTAACCTTTGTACAGCTTGATCATCATCCATAAGGTTAATTCCGTTTTCTTTTTCGAATTCATCAGATAAGTATTTTAAAAGAACATTATCCATATCGGTACCACCTAACTGGGTGTCCCCACTAGTGGATTTTACTTCAAATATTCCTCCACCGAATTCCATGATGGTTACATCTAAGGTACCTCCACCTAAATCGTATACCATGATATTTACATCATCATCTTCCTGTTTATCGATACCATAAGCTAAACTTGCAGCGGTAGGTTCGTTTACAAGTCTTACAACATCTAATCCTGCAATAGTTCCAGCATCTTTTGTTGCAGTCCTTTGGTTGTCGTCAAAGTAAGCAGGTACGGTAATAACAGCTTTTTCAACTTTTTCATCTAAGAAAGATTCTGCATCTTTTTTAATTTTTTGCAAGATGAATGCAGAGATTTCTTGTGGTGAATATTGTTTGCCGTGGATTGTAACTTTGTAATCAGTTCCCATACTTCTTTTGATTGCACTGATAGTGTTTTCAGGGTTGGTTACAGCTTGTCTTCTAGCAGGTTCTCCTACTAACATTTGACCGTCATCAGTAAATGCAACATAACTTGGGAATGCTTTACCGTATTGGCTTGCACCTTCTGCAGATGGTACTACAGTTGGTTTACCTCCAACAAGTACAGATGCTGCAGAGTTACTTGTTCCTAAATCAATACCTATAATTTTTTCTTTTTTAGTATCAGACATAATTAATCACCTTTATTTTTTGATTGTATAATAATTTAATAAACATTATTTTTTACAGACTCTAACTTTAGAGTATTTGATAACTTTACCTTTTAAGGTATATCCTTTCATCAGTTCATCAATAATATATCCATTTTCCACATTTTCATCATTTGCAACCATAAGTGCTTCATGTTTAAATGGATCGAATTTTTCCCCTTTTGCAGGGATTTCTTCTAAACCTTCTTTAGTTAAAACATCTTTAATTTTAGAATATATTAATTCAACACCGTCTCTCAATTCTTTTTCAGTTTTAGAATTTTCAAGTGCTCTTCCTAAATCTTCATAACTGTCTAAGATATTTTTGATAAGTGGTTCATTGGCAAATTTGATGATATCTTTACTTTTTTTCTCATTGATTTTTTTGAAGTTTTCGAAATCAGCCTGAAGTCTTTGAGATAGTGAAATATACTCCTGAGTTTCTTCTTTCTGTTTTTCAAGGTCTTCATTTATTTTAGCTAACTCTTTATTTTTAGAATCTAATTCTTCAAGAACTTCATCATATTTTTCCTGAAGAGTTTTAGTTTCTTCTTCTTTTTGGTCTTCATTGTTGTCATTAGCCATTCAGTCACCTTTTCAAATTTTTAAAACTCTTTAAATAACCCTTGTGTAGAGAATTTTTATTTTTGATACTTAATATTGGCATATTTTGGAATTTATGGACATATAGGAAAATGGTTCAAAAAACAAGGGTTATTAATAAGAGTTTTTTGCACCAAATATTAAAGTAACAAAAAGTTATCTTTCTCGTATGTTATTATAGTAACAAAAAGTTATATAAAGGTTTCGGTATAATCTATATTTATGAAAGATACAAACGAAATTGAAGAAAATAAAAAAGCTAATCCTCACACCAATTCAGTTTCTATAATTGAAATCAATGGTAATTATGGAAATTCTGAATGTGGAATTGATAAAGAGGATATACTTGATGTAATGGGCTGTAAAACAAGAAGGGAGATTATAAATCTCTTAAGGGAAGAACCAATGTTTGTAAGTGAAATTTCAAATGAACTTAACATTGGTCAAAAAGCAATCATAGAACACTTGCGGGCTATGGAAAACGTTGGAATATTAAGTTCTTCTTATAAAAAGATTGTTAGAGGTAGACCTCGTAAATATTATGATTTGGATCATGAAGTTAATATTCATATTACCATTAATAAGAACACGTTTAATGTAAACTTCAGTGAAGATATGTTAAATACGCCCCAATTACCTTCTGGTGATGAATGGTCTAAATTATTGGATATTGAAAAAAGAATTGATAATGGTCAAACAGAAGCTATTTCAGAACTTATGAATCAAATAAGGTTATATGATAATCTTAAAAACAGAGCAGAATATATTTTAGAGCGAACTCTTAAAAATAAATAAATTAGCTGTTGTTTGTATCTATTCTTTTTTTATTTTTTGACCTTAAAAAATATTTTATTTAAATCTGTAAGTTAATTGCAGTCAAATTTTTTGTTAAAAGAATGTATAACTTTTAGAATTATTCGAGATAAAGAATTATAATGTTTTTATCAGATTTGAAAAGAAGATTATTGGCTATTTTTTGTGGTGTTTAAGCAGGTATGAATATTTTTGCAGGGTTAGTTTTTTGTGTTGTTTATTTTTCCATTTCTTTCCATCGTTTTTCAAATTCTATTTCTTTCATTAATTCTTCGTGTCTTTGTTCATTTACTTTTTCTAAATATTCTTTGTCAATACCGATGCCTCTTGTTCTCCATTCTCGTGAGAGTCTTTTAAGATTCATTTTTTCACCTCATATATTAATTCATTTTTTTATTTATTTAAAAATTTTTATTCATTTTTTCATCAAAAAATTGGGGATTTATCTTTGGATCAAAATAGGGATTTCTTTTTTTCCAAATAAATCCATCACCTTTGGAAATAAGGGCAACATCAATATTTCCACCTACACTTTCTAAATTTGAATCTATTTTTCTTTTTAATGAAGTAATTTGTATCAGAGATTCTGCTAAATTTCCTATTTCTTCCCTAGGCAAAAAATCTAATGATTCAAGTATTGGAGAATAAAAATCTTTTTTTAAAGAATTAATATTATTTTTAAAGTTTTTAGTCAGCTGGTTTTTAATTTCGTTTATTTTTTCTAATTTTTCAACATTTATGTGGTCATACATATTGCAAATATAATTTTCCATAATGTTCACGAAATATTTTTTAATTTCATCTTCTAAATTAGCATCAATTCCAGATAAATAAGTTTCAATGACATCTGTTTGGGCAAATGGAATTATTAATGTTCCAGAATAATTTAATTTTGTATCCATGTTTTGATAAAGTAGTGTATTATTAACATTTGCGATTATATTAAATGAAACATATGATGGAAACATATCTTCTTTATTAAATCCTGCAATTAATATTCCTGTTGATATATTAAATATATAGGAACAAAAACATTTTTTTAAATTATTTAAATTAATTTTAGATTCATCATACTCTTTTATTATCTCTTTAAACTTTTCATTGTATTTTTCAGTTTCAAAAATATCTTTTAAAAATTCGAATATTTCTACATTAGAAAATGTTTCTATAAATTGATAAAACTCTAATTCATTACATGAGTTTCTCTGCTGATTTATCATTTGCTTAAAATTTTTCAAATGTGAATCTAGAAAGATGTTTATGTTTGTTGCTTGAGTTACTTCTGTTAGATACCTTAAAAAATCGTTTTTAATATTTATTATATTTTTTAGCTTTTTAAAGTCAGTTTTCTTAGAATATTCTTTGATTAAAGTTTCTATGGAGATATTTTCAAATTTTCCTAATCCAAATACCATAATTCCCATTGGGGGATCATTTGAAAGCATAAATATTTTATTAACTCCATTATATGTTTTTTTATCATTTATTGTAATTGTACTGTCCGCAGCCAGTGCTATTACATCAGTATTCATAATTATTATTTCGGATGTCATATTTGAACATATAATCTGAATAATATTTAAAGTTTGTTTAAGTTATTTTGAAAAAATTAGTTAATCATGTAAAAATTACATGAAATTATAAAATTGTTTTAGCTACAATAGCCTGACCTAATGAAACAGATCCGTCACCGGCACATGTGTTCTTATGCTGAATAAAGTTATATCCGTTTTTCTCAATGTAATTTTTACAGGTATTGGTTATTGCTTCATTGTAAAAGACACCTCCGGTAGCCCCAATGTCGAAAATACCTTTTTTATCTGCACTTTCAATAGCTATTTGGGACAGTCCTTTTGCTATTGCATTTTGAGCAGCATTTGCAATATCTGCTTTATTTTCTCCTTTTTGATATAATCTGACAACTTCACGGAGGATTTCACGGGTATTTAATACATTATCTTTGATTTCAAATGGAATTTCGAGATCATTTTTGGAGTAATATGCAACAGATTCCAATTTCATTGAACATTCTCCTTCATATGTTCTGGTATTGCATATTTTCAGAGCTGCTGAAACAGAGTCCAATACTCTTCCGGTACTTGTTGTTAATCCGACGTTGATTTCTGCTTCCAATTGCTTGTAAATATTTTTGATTTCCATTTCTCCGTATTTGAAGTAATCAACATAATTGCCAATTAATTCTTCATCATCTAAAATACTTAAAAGCATTCTTATTGGGTGTTTGGTTGCCATATCTCCACCAGGCATTTTATGTGGCTGCAGGTGACCTAATCTTTCAAAATTGTTAATGTCGGTGTATAATATTTCTCCGCCCCAGCTTGTGTTGTCACTTCCATAGCCTACACCGTCTGCAGCTATTACAATCATTTCATCAAGACCGTAATCATTAGCCAGTGCAACACTATGTGCATGATGGTGCTGCACACCTATTACATCACACTCAAATTCATCACCGAATTCATGAGCTAGTTTTGTTGTAAAGAAATGTGGATGCAAATCACATGCAATTGCATCAAAGTCCTTTATTTTAGTGATTCTTTCCATATTTTCAATAGCTTCTTTCATGAAGTTTAAAGTTTTTAATTTGTTTGTATTTCCTATATGCTGGGAAGGATAGCACATATTGTCTTTAGCTATTGCAAATGTAACATCAAGCTCGGGGCCTAAGGCAAGTACATTTAAATCATTTACTTCATAATTGATTTTATAGGGCTCAGGAGTATAACCTCTGGATCTGCGAATAAATGAAAGAGCATCATTTCTAAATCGGATAACTGAATCATCACATCTGTTTAAAATTCTGCGGTTATGGATTAAAGAATAGTCTGAAATTCCGTCTAAATTCAGAATTTCTGTATTTGTAATCATCATAGGCTCCCCGGGAGTATTGGCTGAGGTCATTATATATGTATCAATGTCTCCTTCATCAAAAAGCAGATAATGCATTGGAGAGTAGGGTAACATAACTCCGATATTGTGCAAACCGGGAGCTAATGACTCTGGGAAGTTATAATTATTGTTTTTCTTTAAAACTACAATAGGTCTTTTATTTGAAGTTATTGTAGCTATTTCATTATCAGTTAATCTGGCATAATTTTTAACACAGGATAAATCTTCACTCATAACAGCAAAAGCCTGATTTGGACGATTCAGGCGTTTTCTTAATTCTTTAATGGTTTTGTCATTATATGCATCAGCTGCTAAATGAGTTCCGCCGATTCCTTTAATGGATATAATTTTACCTTCTTTCAGTTTATCTGTAGCTATTTTAATGGGGTTATCACTGTCTATTTCTTCTGATCCTTTATATATCTTCATTTGAGGTCCGCAGTCACTGCAGCAAATGGCTTCACCGTGATAACGTCTGTTTAAAGGTTCGCTATATTCCTTAAGGCAGCTGTTGCATAATGGAAATTCATCCATTGAAGTTCTAACTCTGTCATAAGGAACACTGTCAATAACTGTAAATCTGGGACCGCAGTCAGTACATGCATTAAAAGGATATTTATAACGTCTGTCTTTCGGATTTCTTATTTCATTAAGACAGCTGTCACAGATAGCTATATCTGGAGGTATTACAGATACTCCTGAAAATTCATCTGAACTTTCAATTATTGTAAAATCATCAAAACCTTCAACAGCAATATCTTCTGTTTTCATTGAGTCTATTTTAGCTATTGGGGGCAATTCTTTAGGTAATCTCTCAATAAATAAGTCAATATTTTCTCCTTCAAGAATTATCTCAACTACATTTCCTAAATTTCTTACATGTCCGTTTAAATTCAAATCTTTTGCAAGTCTGTAAATATAAGGTCTGAATCCTACACCCTGAACAATTCCCTGAGTTAAAATCTTTTTTGCCATCATAGTCAATATATATTTAAATATAATTATTGTATAAAATAGTTATGATAATATGAGAGAAATTCTTGAAAAGTTAATCAATGAAGAAATTGGTATTGAAGAATGTGAAAGACTTTTAAAGGCAGATACTATTTTAGAATTTGATGAAGTTGCTAAATTTGACAAATCACGCTCTTCAAGAACAGGCTTTCCAGAAGCAGTTTTTTCTCCAAGTAAAGATTACGGAGATCTCTTATTGATACTCAAAAATTATTTGGATAGTGAAAATCCTGAAAATCTGATTGTAACTAAATTATCTTCAGAAAGATATGAAAAATTAGCTAATGATTTGGATTTGGACGGGTTTAAATTAAACTATAATAAAAGAGCTCAGATACTGGTAATCAGAAATAAAGAGGTTCCTAAAACATTAGGAAAAGTAGGTATTATAACTGCAGGAACATCAGATATAAATATTGCAGAAGAAGCACGGGTAATAGTTGAAGAAGGAGGATGTGAAGCAATAACTTCTTATGATATTGGTGTAGCCGGGATTCACAGATTATTTCCCCAAATAGCACACATGATTAAAGAAGGTGTGGAAGTATTAATTGTCTGTGCAGGAATGGAAGGTGCTTTGCCTTCTGTTGTAGCTGGTTTGGTTGATATTCCGGTTATTGGCGTTCCAACATCTGTTGGCTATGGCGTAGGTGAAGGGGGAGTTGTTGCTTTAAACGCGATGCTTCAGTCATGTGCTCCGGGAATAGCAGTTGTAAACATTGATAATGGATTTGGTGCAGGTGTATTTGCTCTAACTATAATAAAAGGTAGATAAATTGATTTATGAAACATTCAATCCCTCTAAACATGATTCCAGAAAAGTAGCTAAACTGATTTATGATGTTGATTTCAGAACATTTGATTTGCTTTTTAAAAGTTCTGACAAAGCTATTTCAACAATTGAAAAACAGTTAAAAAAGGAAGAATCATTTGATGATACTAAAGTTGTTTTGGATGAGAATAATAATGTTATTGGTTTATTGATATTTTGGATTTCTAAAAAACCAGCATTTTATCATAGTTTGAAGACAGTCAGTTTAAAATTGCTTATTGTTGATATTTTAGACTATTTTGTATTGTGTGATGTAGAAAAAGGAGATTTTCATGTTGCAGAGCTAGCTATTGATGAGTCTCAAAGAGGAAAAGGTTTAGGCAGTAAAGTTTTAAATGATGTAATTGACTATGCTAAAAAAAATAATCTAAAAAGAGTAACCCTTGATGCAGATTTTAGAAACACAGGTGCCAAATCATTATATGAAAGAATGGGATTTAGAGAATTCAATAAAAAAAGAGTTAAAATAGGAAGTTTTGAACGTGGAATGCATAATATGGAACTTAAATTATAAGTTCAATGCCTTCTACGTGCAAATTCTTCAAAAATTTCATCTATTTCTATTCCTTTGTAAACAAGGATAAGCAAAGTGTGGAATATTAAATCAACAGATTCATAAACTAAATTTTCATCATTTTTAGCAGCAAGCAGTACTTCACCACATTCTTCTGCTACTTTTTCAAGTATTTTATCTTCTGCTTTTTTATCACTGTCTTGCATTATTTTAGAAGTGTATGAATCAATAGGATTGTCTCTTCTTTCTTCTAAAACTTTATAAACTTCTCTAATAATTTCATCTGATGCCATTTAATCACTTTTCTCGTTATCTTGTATACTTTCTGTAATAGCTATTAATGGATGTTTGTCGTCATCAATAATCTCAATATCGTCAAATGTTGTTATTCCAGCTTTATCTGCTGTTTTTTCTAAGCCTAAACGAATATCTTTACCTAAATCAATAACATATGCATCGATTGTTTTACAGCCTAACTGTTTTGCAGCTACTGTTCTGTGATGTCCGTCTACTAAAATCCATCTGTCTCCAGTTTTAACAACAATTGCAGGTTCAGCTAATCCCATTTTAAGTTCATATGTTCTTCCTTCAAGTTCATCAGCATAAACTCTGTCCTGAGTAGGCCTTATTTTATCAGTGTCAACTTGCATATGTTTCAAAGTACTTTTGATACCATATAATTGATCCATAGTACTTTTAAAGTAATCTACTTTATTCGGGGTGGAACGTTCAATATGTGAACGAACCATATCTGTGTTTGTAATAATGCCTACAATTTCACCTTTTTCATTAATGACTGGCATTCTGGAGATTCCTCGTCTGAACATTACTCTGGAAGCATCATTTATACTTAAATTTTCATTAGCTACTACTAATTTTGTACTCATTAGTTCTGAGACATGGTCTGCCCAGTCTTTTACTACAATATCAAAAGAGGTTACCATTCCGACCAGTTTGTTGTTTTCTACTACCGGATAGCTATTGTGATCGCTTTCTTTCATTAATTTAATAACTTCTGATGTTGTTGTTTGCGGTGATACAGTAACAACATTTTTAGTCATATAATCTTTAACTAATGACTTGCTTTTAGCCATAGTTTACCTCCTGTTTATTCTATGTTTTCTTTTAAGATTTTAACAGTTTCTCCAGGGTCTGCTTTTCCTCTTGTTAATTTCATAACTTGTCCAACAAGGAAATTAAGTGAAGCTTTTTGTCCTTCTAAATAATCATTTACTGCTTTTGGATTTTCATCAATAGCCTGTTTTGCTGCAGCTATTACTTCATCATCTTTTACAACACCCAATAAACCTAATTCTTCAGCTATTGCTTTTGGAGTTTGTTTATTGTTTGGCATATGCTCAATGATTCTTTGCCCTGCTTTTGTGGTTATTTCTTTGTTTTGAAGCATTTTTAAAAGTTCTACAATGTCTTCAACCAATATTCCACTATCTGCAAAATCAAGTTTGTTGTAGGATAATACTCTTTTAAGTTCATCTCTCATCCACATTGAAGCAAATTTGGAATCAATTTGTTTAGCTACTTCTTCATAAGCTATAGCTAAGTCAAGTTCGGAAGTTAATACTTTAGCAGATTCTGCATCAATTCCATATTCTTCAGTAAATCTTTTTACTTTATTATGTGGTGCTTCAGGCATTATTTCTAAAACATTTTCAATTTGAGCATCGGAGATTTCCATTGGTGGTAAATCGGGATCAGGAATGAATCTGTAATCATCAGCATCTTCTTTTAACCTCATACCTACTGTAATCATTTGAGATTCAAGGTATGCACGTGTTTCTTGTTTGATTTCGACACCTCTCTTCATAAGGTTTTTTTGTCTAACAAGCTCAAATTTCAATGCTTTATAAGCTCCTTTAATGGAGTTGATGTTTTTCATTTCTACTCTGTTTCCACCTTCTATAGAGATGTTTACATCAGCACGCATAGTACCTTCTCCACGAGCCCCTCCACTATATTGCAATACACGAATAAGCTCTTTTAAAAAGGTTCTTGCTTCTTCAGGAGATTTTATATCTGGTTCTGTAACAATTTCAATTAATGGAATTCCGGAACGGTTAAAATCAACAGTACCTCTGTCAGGTTTGTATTGACCCGGATCTTCTTCCATATGGATTTCTCTAATTCTAACTCCATTTAATTCTCCTTCATAACCGATAGGTACTGAAGTTCTTTGGTATCCTGAAGGTAAATCAGGATAATCATAATGTTTTCTCATAAAGTAGGTAAAACCTT encodes the following:
- the gatB gene encoding Asp-tRNA(Asn)/Glu-tRNA(Gln) amidotransferase subunit GatB, whose product is MMCGLEIHVQLETESKLFCDCPTNYKEAPANSNICPVCLNQPGAKPYPTNEKAIENALMISLMLNCKIDKGFTYFMRKHYDYPDLPSGYQRTSVPIGYEGELNGVRIREIHMEEDPGQYKPDRGTVDFNRSGIPLIEIVTEPDIKSPEEARTFLKELIRVLQYSGGARGEGTMRADVNISIEGGNRVEMKNINSIKGAYKALKFELVRQKNLMKRGVEIKQETRAYLESQMITVGMRLKEDADDYRFIPDPDLPPMEISDAQIENVLEIMPEAPHNKVKRFTEEYGIDAESAKVLTSELDLAIAYEEVAKQIDSKFASMWMRDELKRVLSYNKLDFADSGILVEDIVELLKMLQNKEITTKAGQRIIEHMPNNKQTPKAIAEELGLLGVVKDDEVIAAAKQAIDENPKAVNDYLEGQKASLNFLVGQVMKLTRGKADPGETVKILKENIE